From one Acidimicrobiia bacterium genomic stretch:
- a CDS encoding maleylpyruvate isomerase N-terminal domain-containing protein has protein sequence MSTDTDLVTADDALVAAEALASALDGPAARDDDPRWNEPAADVEWPCRATLGHVADCALWYGGLLARRAPGPVEVPENSPTAAAPMLVDALRSGAALLATAIRTAGPDDRGWHAFGIADRSGFAAMACDEILVHGADIAATLGVDFTPDADLCARVVERLFPWVEVGADPWAALRFANGRQSLDGIEPRGKWKWHCAPLSEWDGTPGGTSNLR, from the coding sequence ATGAGTACCGACACCGACCTGGTCACCGCCGACGACGCGCTCGTGGCGGCCGAGGCGCTCGCGAGCGCGCTCGACGGTCCGGCCGCGCGCGACGACGACCCGCGCTGGAACGAGCCCGCGGCCGACGTCGAGTGGCCGTGCCGCGCCACGCTCGGGCACGTCGCCGACTGCGCGCTCTGGTACGGAGGGCTGCTCGCGCGGCGCGCGCCAGGACCCGTCGAGGTGCCGGAGAACTCGCCGACCGCCGCCGCGCCGATGCTCGTCGACGCGCTCCGCTCGGGCGCGGCGCTGCTCGCGACCGCGATCCGGACGGCCGGGCCCGACGACCGCGGCTGGCACGCGTTCGGTATCGCCGACCGGTCGGGCTTCGCGGCGATGGCGTGCGACGAGATCCTCGTGCACGGTGCCGACATCGCGGCGACGCTCGGCGTCGACTTCACACCCGACGCCGACCTCTGCGCGCGCGTCGTGGAACGGCTGTTCCCGTGGGTCGAGGTCGGCGCCGACCCGTGGGCCGCGCTGCGATTCGCGAACGGCCGCCAGTCGCTCGACGGCATCGAGCCGCGGGGCAAGTGGAAGTGGCACTGCGCACCCCTGTCCGAATGGGACGGCACACCGGGCGGCACGTCGAATCTGCGCTGA